A genomic region of Trueperaceae bacterium contains the following coding sequences:
- a CDS encoding PspC domain-containing protein, whose amino-acid sequence MSRDVLPHDQRRARRPGGTDARLTRSRDDRRIAGIAGGVAAFTGARSSRVRLLFALVLPLSLGIAVIGYLLLWALLPAAPDAPPP is encoded by the coding sequence GTGAGCCGCGACGTCCTCCCCCACGACCAGCGTCGCGCCCGCCGGCCCGGGGGGACCGACGCGCGCCTGACGCGGTCGCGGGACGACCGCCGCATCGCCGGCATCGCCGGCGGGGTCGCGGCGTTCACCGGCGCGCGGTCCTCCCGCGTGCGGCTCCTGTTCGCGCTGGTCCTGCCGTTGTCGCTGGGGATCGCGGTGATCGGGTACCTGTTGTTGTGGGCCCTGCTTCCGGCCGCCCCCGACGCGCCCCCGCCGG
- a CDS encoding DUF309 domain-containing protein: MKDAAAWNEGRSLFEAGRYWDAHEALEPAWLAASGVQRHFLAGTILLAAALHKARDGCSPRGGRRNYAKALRHLAVVPDAYGGVDVRTFEARVHAALRDPSLHPTIPTVDDAGEGAA; the protein is encoded by the coding sequence GTGAAGGACGCGGCGGCATGGAACGAGGGGCGCAGCCTGTTCGAGGCGGGCCGTTACTGGGATGCGCACGAGGCGCTGGAGCCGGCGTGGCTCGCCGCGTCGGGGGTCCAGCGGCACTTCCTGGCGGGCACGATCCTGTTGGCGGCGGCGCTGCACAAGGCCCGCGATGGCTGCAGTCCGCGCGGGGGGCGCCGCAACTACGCGAAGGCGTTGCGGCACCTCGCGGTCGTGCCGGACGCGTACGGGGGGGTGGACGTCCGTACCTTCGAGGCGCGCGTGCACGCGGCGTTGCGCGACCCGTCGCTGCACCCCACCATCCCGACGGTGGACGACGCCGGCGAGGGCGCGGCGTGA
- a CDS encoding UbiX family flavin prenyltransferase, with product MTPPPPDPVRDRVVVAVSGGSGVTYAFDLLEQLRPADVEVHLVVTAGAKQVLPSETDATLHDLHAAADVVHDDRDLGAAIASGSFRFRSMAIVPCSAGTLAKVATGFTDNLVARTAHVALKERRPLVAVVREAPYSRPMLENMLKAHDAGTLIVPASPGFYHRPETLADAVGSVTARVLDHLGVAHDRSPRWKEGG from the coding sequence ATGACGCCCCCGCCCCCAGACCCCGTCCGGGATCGCGTCGTGGTCGCCGTGTCCGGCGGGTCCGGCGTGACGTACGCGTTCGACCTGCTCGAGCAGCTTCGGCCGGCCGACGTCGAGGTCCACCTCGTCGTCACCGCCGGCGCGAAGCAGGTGCTGCCCAGCGAAACCGACGCGACGCTGCACGACCTGCACGCCGCCGCCGACGTCGTCCACGACGACCGGGATCTCGGCGCGGCGATCGCGTCGGGCAGCTTCCGCTTCCGCTCCATGGCGATCGTGCCGTGCAGCGCCGGCACCCTCGCGAAGGTCGCGACCGGCTTCACCGACAACCTCGTCGCCCGCACCGCCCACGTCGCGCTCAAGGAACGCCGGCCGCTCGTCGCGGTCGTCCGCGAAGCGCCCTACTCGCGCCCGATGCTCGAGAACATGCTCAAGGCCCACGACGCCGGCACCCTGATCGTGCCGGCCTCCCCCGGCTTCTACCACCGCCCCGAGACCCTCGCCGACGCCGTCGGGTCGGTCACCGCCCGCGTCCTCGATCACCTCGGCGTCGCGCACGACCGCAGCCCCCGCTGGAAGGAGGGCGGGTGA
- a CDS encoding 2-C-methyl-D-erythritol 4-phosphate cytidylyltransferase has product MSGDCVGLVPAAGAGRRLGRGPKAFVEVAGTPLLAYAVRTLAAVCDDVIVAVPADAVPAARALVPAARVVAGAATRQGTVAALLAQADAPYVVVHDAARPLTPTDVLHRALDAARADGAATAALPVADTLHDVERDAPVARDALRAIQTPQAFDADLLRRAHGAADGAEVTDDAALVRALPHPVTLVDGSPWSHKVTHAADLAFVGALARALDGAPPA; this is encoded by the coding sequence GTGAGCGGCGACTGCGTCGGGCTCGTGCCCGCCGCCGGAGCCGGCCGCCGCTTGGGGCGCGGCCCCAAGGCGTTCGTCGAGGTCGCCGGCACGCCGTTGCTCGCGTACGCCGTCCGGACGCTCGCGGCGGTCTGCGACGACGTAATCGTGGCGGTCCCCGCCGACGCCGTCCCCGCCGCCCGCGCGCTCGTCCCCGCCGCCCGCGTCGTGGCCGGCGCCGCGACGCGGCAGGGGACCGTCGCGGCGCTCCTCGCGCAGGCCGACGCGCCGTACGTGGTCGTGCACGACGCCGCCCGCCCCCTCACCCCGACCGACGTGCTCCACCGCGCCCTCGACGCCGCGCGCGCCGACGGCGCCGCGACCGCCGCCCTGCCCGTCGCCGACACCCTCCACGACGTGGAGCGCGACGCCCCCGTCGCGCGCGACGCGTTGCGCGCCATCCAGACGCCGCAAGCGTTCGACGCCGACCTGCTGCGGCGCGCGCACGGGGCCGCCGACGGCGCGGAGGTGACCGACGACGCCGCTCTCGTGCGGGCGTTGCCGCACCCCGTCACCCTCGTCGACGGCAGCCCCTGGTCGCACAAGGTCACCCACGCCGCCGACCTCGCCTTCGTCGGGGCGCTCGCGCGCGCCCTCGACGGCGCCCCGCCCGCGTGA